A region of Geobacillus sp. 46C-IIa DNA encodes the following proteins:
- a CDS encoding Gfo/Idh/MocA family protein: MTRVKVGILGAGGIAKVHTSILKKDERVQIIGVADIVEERAASLAKEAGEAKAVKSLEELFDLGVDAVYVTTPNTMHVEPVLKCLENNVHVFSEKPMATSLEGAEQIRQAAERSKAIYNLGMNRRYASVYKRVKELVDSGEVPPYLAHVKMNRGELLNPPWTANPKVTGGFLYETPFHLMDLCRYLFGEVQTVYCEAKQNISTEELDTFAIMMTFVSGTIVNFVTYAHAGWSFPFESLEVYGKYSTVATQELEKVMYAPGLQQAAHIHDFYQLSIEEKWGYKEEDRLFIDAIIHGTKPPVTAEDGFRSIQLLEAIYESAKTGKIIDFRQTAPSK, translated from the coding sequence CAAGGTACATACGTCGATCCTAAAGAAAGATGAGAGGGTTCAAATTATTGGGGTAGCGGATATTGTGGAAGAAAGAGCCGCTTCATTGGCGAAGGAAGCCGGGGAAGCAAAAGCGGTCAAAAGCCTCGAGGAATTATTTGATCTTGGTGTAGATGCTGTTTACGTGACGACGCCAAACACGATGCATGTTGAGCCGGTACTAAAATGTCTGGAAAACAATGTGCATGTGTTCTCAGAAAAACCGATGGCGACTTCTTTGGAGGGGGCAGAGCAGATCAGGCAAGCGGCTGAACGATCAAAGGCGATTTACAACTTGGGAATGAACCGTCGATATGCGTCGGTGTACAAAAGAGTCAAGGAATTGGTTGATTCCGGGGAGGTCCCCCCCTATTTGGCTCATGTAAAAATGAACCGCGGCGAACTGTTAAATCCCCCTTGGACGGCAAACCCGAAGGTGACGGGAGGCTTCTTGTATGAAACTCCTTTCCATTTGATGGATCTGTGCCGTTATTTATTTGGTGAAGTACAAACGGTTTACTGCGAAGCAAAACAAAATATTTCGACAGAGGAATTAGATACATTCGCGATTATGATGACATTTGTCTCGGGGACGATCGTCAATTTTGTGACGTATGCTCATGCCGGATGGAGCTTTCCGTTTGAGAGTTTGGAGGTTTATGGGAAGTATAGCACGGTCGCAACCCAAGAACTCGAAAAAGTCATGTATGCCCCAGGGTTGCAGCAGGCGGCGCACATTCATGATTTCTATCAATTATCCATTGAAGAAAAATGGGGATATAAGGAAGAGGATCGTCTGTTTATTGATGCCATTATCCATGGAACAAAGCCTCCGGTGACAGCTGAAGATGGATTCCGCTCGATTCAATTGCTAGAGGCGATTTATGAAAGTGCTAAAACGGGGAAAATAATCGACTTTCGCCAAACAGCTCCGTCAAAATAA
- a CDS encoding Gfo/Idh/MocA family protein yields the protein MKEKKQIRIGMVGYKFMGKAHSHAFRDLPFYFDTDVIPVLQAIAGRNEQGVKEAAQKMGWASYETDWRRLMERDDIDVIDIVTPNNTHAEIAIAAAKAGKHIICEKPLALTLEQSLEMFEAVRRAGVVHMICHNYRFAPAVQFAKQLIAQGRLGKIYHIRATFLQDWLMDPNFPLIWRLKKEVSGSGTHGDLGAHIIDLVRFLVGEFREVVGMMETFIKKRPLGDMDIHLKGRVEGTAWGEVDVDDASAFLARFENGALGVFEVSRFSRGNRAGNRFEINGERGSIRWDMENMNNLQVYLEDDERGLQGFRTINCTEVEHPYASAYWPAGHIIGYEHTFINLLVEMMNGIAGGYSPSPNFEDGVRNQAVLEAVERSVQTGGWVSISEVLPSVQVQSR from the coding sequence ATGAAAGAGAAAAAACAAATCCGGATTGGCATGGTTGGTTATAAGTTTATGGGAAAAGCACATAGCCATGCGTTTCGCGATCTCCCCTTTTACTTCGACACAGATGTCATCCCGGTTCTGCAAGCCATTGCGGGCCGGAACGAGCAAGGAGTCAAAGAAGCGGCGCAAAAAATGGGGTGGGCCTCATATGAAACGGATTGGCGCCGTCTGATGGAACGGGATGATATCGATGTCATCGATATTGTCACCCCGAACAATACGCATGCGGAAATTGCAATTGCGGCAGCGAAAGCAGGAAAACATATCATTTGTGAGAAACCGCTTGCTCTCACATTGGAACAATCGCTTGAAATGTTTGAAGCTGTCAGGCGAGCAGGTGTAGTTCATATGATTTGTCACAATTACCGTTTTGCTCCGGCGGTTCAGTTTGCCAAGCAGTTGATCGCGCAAGGGCGACTGGGAAAAATTTACCACATTCGTGCTACGTTTTTGCAAGACTGGCTGATGGATCCGAACTTCCCGTTAATATGGCGCCTGAAAAAAGAGGTATCTGGATCAGGCACACATGGAGATCTTGGGGCGCATATTATCGACCTGGTCCGTTTCTTAGTCGGAGAATTCCGCGAAGTTGTCGGCATGATGGAGACGTTTATTAAAAAACGGCCGCTTGGAGATATGGATATCCATTTAAAAGGGCGCGTTGAAGGAACGGCATGGGGAGAAGTGGATGTTGATGATGCCTCTGCCTTCTTGGCCCGTTTTGAAAACGGGGCTTTAGGAGTGTTTGAAGTCAGCCGTTTTAGCAGAGGAAATCGGGCAGGCAACCGTTTTGAAATTAATGGGGAACGCGGCTCGATCCGTTGGGACATGGAAAATATGAATAACCTTCAAGTGTACCTCGAAGACGATGAGCGCGGACTGCAAGGATTCCGGACGATCAACTGCACAGAGGTGGAGCATCCGTATGCCTCGGCTTATTGGCCGGCTGGGCACATTATTGGCTATGAACATACATTTATTAACTTGTTGGTGGAAATGATGAATGGCATTGCCGGCGGGTACAGCCCTTCGCCGAACTTCGAAGACGGCGTTCGCAATCAAGCCGTGCTTGAGGCGGTGGAACGGTCGGTGCAAACTGGGGGATGGGTAAGCATTTCTGAAGTGCTACCGTCAGTGCAAGTGCAATCGCGTTGA
- a CDS encoding Gfo/Idh/MocA family oxidoreductase, with protein MTVRCAVLGLGRLGHHHAKNLATHQVSGAKLVSVVDPLGERAEQFAREYGIERWTKNPDDVFEDPTIDAVVIVTPTSTHAEMIAKAAKNGKAIFVEKPLTQSLEEADDIIQTIQETGVICQVGFMRRFDPAYAEAKRRIEAGDIGKPIYFKGITRDAGSPPAEFIQHSGRVFLDVSIHDYDIARYLMGAEITSVSAHGRVLLHSFMKEFKDVDQAITYVHFDSGAAGDIEASRNSPYGHDIRTEIIGTEGSLFIGTLRNQNVTLLNAKGSTYEIIPDFQTRFNDAYRLELVHFIECVQNRQTPKVTEIDGKVNLKIAIAATESFDSGKTVWLEGHVAEQTR; from the coding sequence ATGACCGTTCGTTGTGCAGTTCTCGGGCTAGGGCGCCTTGGACACCACCATGCGAAAAACCTGGCGACTCACCAAGTAAGCGGTGCTAAACTGGTGAGTGTGGTCGACCCTCTTGGAGAAAGAGCGGAGCAGTTTGCGCGGGAATATGGGATTGAGCGATGGACCAAGAACCCGGATGATGTATTCGAGGATCCGACAATTGATGCCGTCGTGATCGTAACCCCGACGAGCACTCATGCAGAGATGATTGCAAAAGCAGCCAAAAACGGCAAAGCGATCTTCGTCGAGAAACCGCTTACCCAAAGTTTAGAGGAAGCCGATGACATCATTCAAACGATTCAGGAGACGGGTGTCATTTGTCAAGTCGGCTTTATGAGACGGTTTGATCCTGCTTATGCCGAGGCGAAGAGAAGAATTGAAGCGGGGGATATTGGCAAACCAATCTACTTTAAAGGGATTACAAGAGATGCTGGTTCACCTCCGGCTGAGTTTATTCAACATAGCGGCCGCGTATTTTTGGACGTTTCGATTCATGACTATGATATTGCCCGTTACTTAATGGGGGCAGAAATTACGTCTGTTTCCGCTCATGGAAGAGTACTGTTGCATTCATTTATGAAAGAGTTTAAAGATGTGGATCAGGCAATTACGTATGTTCATTTTGACTCTGGCGCAGCTGGGGATATCGAGGCAAGCCGGAACTCACCATACGGGCACGATATTCGTACAGAAATTATCGGCACAGAAGGCTCCTTGTTTATTGGCACTCTTCGCAATCAAAATGTCACATTGTTGAATGCCAAAGGAAGCACATACGAAATCATCCCTGATTTCCAAACGCGATTCAACGATGCGTACCGTTTAGAGCTTGTCCACTTTATCGAATGCGTTCAAAACCGGCAAACACCAAAAGTAACTGAAATTGACGGAAAAGTGAACCTAAAAATTGCCATTGCGGCGACCGAGTCGTTTGACAGCGGAAAAACAGTATGGCTCGAAGGGCATGTAGCTGAGCAAACACGCTAG
- a CDS encoding sugar ABC transporter substrate-binding protein, protein MKGRMKWISLVVLLFSFSLLFGCNKQQETAQSGDKPGKIVIGAALPDFDDKWLSYLQDGMKEYAKTQKDVEVIYVDAMNDANKQLSQVENFVQQKVDAIVLIPVDTVSAPQMVEKANQANIPIVVVNRIFDGVDKATAYVGSESIKAGIMQMEEVAKILGGKGNIAIINGQMGQEAQIKRTEGNKQVIKKYPGMKVVLEGTAEWDRAKGMALMENWLQSGKKIDAVVSNNDEMAIGAIMALEAAGKLNDVVVAGVDATPDALEYVKQGKLKVTVYQNAKGQGQAGLETAIKAAKGEKVEKYNWIPYELVTKENVDEYIKKWQ, encoded by the coding sequence ATGAAAGGTCGAATGAAATGGATTTCATTGGTCGTATTGCTGTTTAGTTTTTCGTTGCTTTTTGGCTGCAACAAACAACAAGAAACAGCCCAATCAGGGGACAAACCAGGAAAAATTGTCATTGGCGCGGCCCTTCCAGATTTTGATGACAAATGGCTGAGTTACTTGCAAGACGGAATGAAGGAATATGCCAAAACGCAAAAAGATGTGGAAGTCATTTACGTCGATGCGATGAATGACGCAAACAAGCAATTGTCTCAAGTGGAAAACTTTGTTCAACAAAAAGTGGATGCCATTGTATTGATTCCTGTCGATACGGTTTCGGCGCCGCAAATGGTGGAAAAAGCGAATCAAGCGAACATTCCAATCGTGGTTGTAAACCGTATTTTTGACGGGGTAGACAAGGCAACAGCCTATGTTGGTTCTGAATCGATCAAAGCTGGCATCATGCAAATGGAAGAAGTGGCGAAAATTTTAGGAGGCAAAGGAAACATCGCCATTATCAACGGCCAAATGGGTCAGGAAGCACAAATCAAGCGGACAGAAGGAAATAAGCAAGTGATAAAAAAATATCCGGGGATGAAAGTCGTTCTAGAAGGAACAGCAGAATGGGATCGTGCAAAGGGAATGGCGCTGATGGAAAACTGGTTGCAGTCTGGCAAAAAAATTGATGCTGTTGTCTCTAACAATGATGAAATGGCCATCGGTGCGATTATGGCACTGGAGGCTGCTGGAAAGTTAAATGATGTTGTTGTAGCAGGAGTTGATGCGACGCCGGATGCTCTTGAATATGTTAAACAAGGAAAATTAAAAGTCACCGTCTATCAAAACGCGAAAGGCCAAGGACAAGCTGGATTAGAGACGGCTATTAAAGCGGCAAAAGGAGAAAAAGTAGAGAAATACAATTGGATTCCGTATGAGCTGGTTACGAAAGAGAATGTCGATGAGTACATCAAAAAGTGGCAATGA
- a CDS encoding sugar ABC transporter ATP-binding protein, translating to MSNNYVLEMIDITKEFPGVKALDRVQLRVKRGTVHALMGENGAGKSTLMKILIGIYTPDQGKIMFDGEELKVSTIKQALDKGISMIHQELSPVPNMTVAENIFLGREPSYPFVGWVKMKELIKKTRQLFEQLEIDIDPNAKMADLSIANMQMVEIAKAISYNSKLIIMDEPTSAITEKEVHHLFHIIRSLKKEGVSIIYITHKMDELEQITDEVTVLRDGKYIGTKSSHQISRDELIQMMVGRELNQIFHKPKIPIGEVALSVKGLTKKGKFHDVSFEVRKGEIVGFAGLMGSGRTEVLESVFGVAKPDAGDIYVHGKKVAIRSARDAIRYGMGLLTEDRKLTGLFLPLSVEDNMITVTVNQYTKAGFLQQRKIREDCQRLAEQLAIKTPSLQQLIKYLSGGNQQKALIARWLLHNPDILFLDEPTRGIDVGAKAEIYNLIFDLAKRGKAIVVVSSEMPEILGLSDRIIVMHEGRKTGELTREEATQERIMQLATGQLIEAKR from the coding sequence ATGAGCAACAATTATGTATTGGAAATGATCGATATTACAAAAGAGTTTCCTGGAGTAAAGGCTTTGGATCGGGTGCAGCTGAGAGTAAAAAGAGGAACTGTACATGCGCTGATGGGGGAAAATGGAGCGGGGAAGTCTACCTTAATGAAGATCCTGATCGGCATTTACACGCCTGATCAAGGCAAGATCATGTTCGATGGGGAAGAGCTGAAAGTCTCCACGATTAAACAAGCGCTCGATAAAGGCATTTCGATGATTCATCAAGAGTTGAGCCCGGTTCCGAACATGACGGTGGCGGAAAATATTTTTCTCGGCAGAGAACCGAGTTATCCGTTCGTGGGTTGGGTCAAAATGAAGGAACTCATTAAAAAGACGAGACAACTATTTGAACAGCTTGAGATCGATATTGACCCCAATGCGAAGATGGCGGATTTGAGCATTGCCAATATGCAGATGGTGGAAATTGCGAAAGCGATCTCTTACAATTCGAAGCTGATCATTATGGATGAACCGACGTCGGCCATTACGGAGAAAGAGGTTCATCACCTTTTCCACATCATTCGCTCTTTGAAAAAAGAGGGCGTATCCATTATTTATATTACTCATAAGATGGATGAACTCGAACAAATCACCGATGAGGTGACCGTGCTGAGGGACGGGAAGTACATCGGGACGAAGTCGAGCCATCAAATTTCAAGGGATGAACTCATTCAAATGATGGTCGGAAGGGAATTGAATCAAATTTTCCATAAGCCAAAGATTCCGATCGGAGAAGTGGCGTTGTCGGTCAAAGGGTTGACGAAAAAAGGGAAATTTCATGATGTGAGCTTTGAAGTACGGAAAGGGGAAATAGTCGGGTTTGCTGGGTTGATGGGGTCTGGAAGAACAGAAGTATTAGAAAGCGTTTTTGGCGTTGCCAAACCGGACGCGGGAGACATTTATGTTCACGGAAAAAAGGTTGCGATTCGCTCGGCACGGGACGCGATTCGATATGGGATGGGCCTGTTGACGGAAGACCGAAAACTGACAGGGCTGTTTTTACCGTTGTCTGTCGAGGACAACATGATCACGGTTACGGTCAACCAGTATACGAAGGCAGGTTTTTTGCAGCAACGAAAAATCCGCGAAGACTGTCAAAGGCTAGCCGAACAGCTTGCGATTAAAACGCCGAGTTTGCAACAGTTGATCAAATATTTAAGCGGGGGCAATCAGCAAAAAGCGCTCATTGCCCGATGGCTGCTTCACAATCCGGATATTTTGTTTCTCGATGAACCGACGAGGGGAATTGATGTAGGGGCGAAGGCGGAAATTTACAATTTGATTTTTGATCTCGCCAAGAGGGGAAAAGCGATCGTCGTAGTTTCTTCGGAAATGCCGGAAATATTGGGATTGAGCGACCGGATTATCGTTATGCATGAAGGAAGAAAAACAGGAGAGCTGACAAGGGAAGAAGCAACCCAAGAGCGGATTATGCAGCTGGCAACGGGCCAGTTGATCGAGGCGAAGCGATAA
- a CDS encoding ABC transporter permease → MESQVSVTNKQGKAGISSTATSKDKLYRFLNRYGMLVILIALVILMSILSPTFFTTGNLLNIVRQMSVVGIVAIGVTIVIITTGIDLSSGSVIALVSVVTASLAHPDTYPVVVPILVGLGLGLLTGVINGTIISKAKIAPFIVTLGMMTAARGAALLFSDGRPIGNLSPSFLWIGQGDVVGIPVPILIFALVGVISYILLNKTKFGKYVYAIGGNEQAAIIAGVNVDKYKIFVYAYAGLLSGLAGLILTSRISSGQPTAGVMYELDAIAAAVIGGTSLAGGIGTIGGTIVGALIIGVMNNGLDLLNVSPYWQQILKGVIITMAVFIDSRKNRKS, encoded by the coding sequence ATGGAAAGCCAAGTTTCTGTTACGAACAAACAGGGGAAGGCAGGGATTTCTTCGACGGCCACGTCGAAGGACAAATTGTATCGATTTTTAAACCGATATGGCATGTTGGTGATTCTGATAGCACTCGTCATTTTGATGTCCATTCTTTCGCCGACATTTTTTACAACCGGCAACTTATTAAATATTGTTCGGCAAATGTCGGTGGTAGGCATTGTCGCGATTGGCGTCACGATCGTCATTATTACGACTGGGATCGATTTGTCATCAGGTTCCGTGATTGCTCTTGTGTCTGTAGTTACGGCTAGCCTTGCTCATCCGGATACGTATCCAGTCGTTGTCCCCATTTTGGTTGGTCTTGGATTAGGGCTCCTGACGGGTGTGATCAACGGGACGATTATTTCGAAGGCGAAAATTGCTCCCTTTATTGTGACACTGGGAATGATGACAGCAGCGAGAGGTGCGGCGCTGCTATTCAGCGATGGGAGACCAATCGGGAACTTGTCGCCCTCGTTTTTATGGATTGGGCAAGGAGATGTTGTGGGAATCCCGGTCCCGATTCTCATCTTTGCGCTTGTGGGGGTCATTTCCTACATTCTCTTAAATAAAACGAAGTTTGGCAAATACGTGTATGCAATTGGCGGAAATGAACAGGCGGCCATAATTGCCGGAGTCAATGTCGATAAATATAAGATTTTCGTTTACGCATATGCCGGACTATTGTCAGGGCTGGCTGGACTCATCTTGACCTCGCGTATTTCCTCGGGGCAGCCGACGGCCGGGGTCATGTATGAACTCGATGCCATCGCCGCTGCGGTCATTGGCGGCACGAGCCTTGCCGGTGGAATTGGGACGATCGGTGGCACGATTGTCGGTGCGCTCATTATCGGGGTGATGAATAACGGTCTCGACTTGTTGAATGTTTCACCATACTGGCAACAAATTCTCAAAGGCGTCATTATTACAATGGCCGTGTTCATCGATTCTCGTAAAAACCGAAAATCATAG
- a CDS encoding sugar phosphate isomerase/epimerase, producing MKFVFNEATTLKNSTLKNDLELCEKYGYDGIEIRLDKLKEFLASYTVDDLKQFFAFHRLKPYAFNALEFITFRDEEGFGQIRRDLQFLCEVGQQIGCQTVIAVPTFDVGDYTKSEIKTETVRVLQELAELSEPYGVKIALEFCGYPNCSINTFAQAYEIVKAVGNSRVGLVLDCFHFHAMNSRLEDLQAADPTDIFVFHIDDCEDLPVGALRDHHRVWPGDGVIDLDGILRTLQAIGYNDMASIELFRPEYWHWDAETTIQTGKIKMENILRQYFDIEQV from the coding sequence ATGAAATTTGTGTTTAATGAGGCGACGACGTTAAAAAATTCTACATTAAAGAATGACTTAGAACTATGTGAAAAATATGGTTATGACGGCATTGAAATTCGGCTTGATAAGTTGAAAGAATTTCTCGCTTCCTATACGGTTGACGACTTGAAACAATTCTTTGCTTTTCATCGTTTGAAACCGTATGCCTTCAATGCGCTGGAGTTTATCACGTTCCGCGATGAGGAAGGATTCGGCCAAATCCGTCGCGATCTGCAGTTTTTGTGCGAAGTTGGCCAACAAATTGGCTGCCAAACAGTGATTGCGGTTCCGACGTTTGATGTCGGTGATTATACGAAGTCGGAAATCAAAACGGAAACCGTTCGCGTGCTGCAGGAGTTAGCAGAGTTAAGCGAGCCGTACGGCGTAAAAATCGCCCTCGAGTTTTGTGGATATCCGAATTGTTCCATCAACACGTTCGCGCAGGCGTATGAGATTGTCAAAGCGGTGGGCAACAGTCGAGTGGGCCTTGTTCTGGACTGCTTCCATTTTCACGCCATGAACTCCCGACTCGAAGACTTGCAGGCGGCAGATCCAACAGATATTTTCGTCTTTCATATTGATGATTGTGAAGATTTGCCGGTCGGAGCGTTACGCGATCACCATCGAGTGTGGCCGGGGGACGGGGTGATTGACTTGGATGGCATTTTACGTACGCTCCAGGCCATTGGCTACAATGACATGGCTTCCATTGAGTTATTTCGGCCTGAGTACTGGCACTGGGATGCAGAAACGACGATTCAGACCGGAAAGATAAAAATGGAGAACATTCTCCGCCAGTATTTTGATATTGAACAAGTTTGA
- the iolD gene encoding 3D-(3,5/4)-trihydroxycyclohexane-1,2-dione acylhydrolase (decyclizing), with protein sequence MNTIRLTTAQALIKFLNQQYVEFDGHVQKFVKGIFTIFGHGNVLGLGQALEEDPGELEVYQGRNEQGMAHAAIAFAKQKHRRQIMVCTSSVGPGAANMVTAAATASANHIPVLLLPGDTFATRQPDPVLQQIEHWHDLTISTNDAFRAVSKYWDRISRPEQLMSAMIQAMRVLTDPANTGAVTIALPQDVQGEAYDFPEHFFQKRIHRIERPIPTKAVIREAVELIRGKKKPIIICGGGVRYSEAAEELKQFAEKFHIPYGETQAGKSAIESTHRYNLGGIGVTGNLAANTIAKEADLVIGIGTRYTDFTTGSKQLFQHPEVEFLTINISAFDACKLDAVRVVADAKFALLTLTEELEHIGYRSGYTNEIDVAKKAWEEELNRLHHVRYRQPGFQPEVAGQLDEFLSEYSEFFGSMLTQTEVIGVVNEWIDDDAIIIGAAGSLPGDLQRMWVARRPNTYHMEYGYSCMGYEISGALGVKMAEPDKEVYAMVGDGSYLMLHSELVTSIQEKKKINVLLFDNAGFGCINNLQMGHGMGSFATEFRYRNGETGRLDGSLIPIDFAQSAAGYGAKTYKVHTLEQLKEALEDAKQQSVSTLIDIKVLPKTMTHDYESWWHVGVAEVSRNPKIAEAYKRKEQQLQRARKY encoded by the coding sequence ATGAATACGATCCGCCTAACAACTGCCCAAGCGTTAATCAAGTTTTTAAACCAGCAGTACGTGGAGTTCGATGGCCATGTACAGAAGTTTGTCAAGGGCATTTTTACGATTTTCGGACATGGCAATGTGCTTGGCCTTGGCCAAGCGCTTGAGGAAGATCCTGGAGAGCTCGAAGTGTACCAAGGGCGCAATGAACAAGGAATGGCGCATGCGGCAATTGCCTTTGCAAAACAAAAACACCGACGGCAAATCATGGTATGCACGTCGTCTGTTGGCCCTGGGGCGGCAAATATGGTGACAGCAGCGGCGACAGCTTCGGCGAACCACATTCCGGTGCTATTGCTTCCGGGAGATACGTTCGCGACAAGACAGCCTGATCCGGTGCTTCAACAAATTGAGCACTGGCACGATTTGACCATTTCCACAAACGATGCGTTCCGCGCCGTTAGCAAATATTGGGATCGCATCAGCCGGCCCGAGCAGCTGATGTCGGCCATGATTCAGGCCATGCGGGTGTTGACTGATCCTGCTAACACCGGTGCGGTCACCATTGCCTTGCCTCAAGATGTGCAAGGAGAAGCGTACGACTTTCCGGAACACTTTTTCCAAAAACGGATTCACCGCATTGAACGCCCCATTCCGACGAAAGCGGTGATTCGGGAGGCGGTGGAACTCATTCGCGGAAAGAAAAAACCAATCATCATTTGCGGCGGCGGTGTCCGTTATTCAGAAGCGGCGGAAGAATTGAAACAGTTTGCTGAGAAATTCCACATTCCTTATGGGGAAACGCAAGCCGGCAAAAGCGCGATAGAAAGTACCCATCGGTATAATCTTGGGGGAATTGGCGTTACCGGCAATCTTGCCGCCAATACGATCGCAAAGGAAGCCGATTTGGTCATTGGAATTGGCACCCGTTACACTGATTTTACGACAGGTTCAAAACAGCTTTTCCAACATCCTGAAGTGGAATTTTTGACAATTAACATTTCGGCCTTTGACGCTTGCAAATTGGATGCCGTCCGCGTCGTGGCCGATGCGAAATTCGCTCTTCTCACCTTAACCGAGGAGTTGGAGCACATCGGGTATCGATCCGGTTATACGAATGAAATAGACGTCGCGAAAAAGGCGTGGGAAGAAGAGCTGAACCGGCTGCATCACGTCCGCTATCGCCAGCCGGGATTTCAGCCGGAGGTGGCCGGCCAGCTTGATGAATTTCTGTCTGAATACTCAGAGTTTTTTGGTTCCATGTTGACGCAAACGGAAGTCATTGGCGTGGTTAACGAGTGGATCGATGACGACGCCATTATCATCGGCGCGGCAGGTAGCCTGCCGGGAGATTTGCAGCGCATGTGGGTGGCGCGCCGGCCGAATACGTATCACATGGAGTATGGATATTCGTGCATGGGGTATGAGATTTCCGGTGCGCTCGGCGTAAAAATGGCGGAGCCAGATAAAGAAGTGTACGCCATGGTCGGCGATGGTAGCTACTTAATGCTTCACTCAGAGCTCGTGACGAGTATTCAAGAGAAGAAAAAGATCAATGTTCTTCTATTTGATAATGCCGGATTTGGTTGCATTAACAACTTGCAAATGGGTCATGGGATGGGCAGTTTCGCCACCGAATTCCGCTACCGCAACGGAGAAACTGGGCGCTTAGACGGGAGCTTGATTCCGATTGACTTTGCGCAAAGCGCGGCTGGTTACGGGGCGAAAACGTATAAAGTGCACACGCTCGAGCAATTAAAAGAAGCGCTCGAAGATGCCAAACAACAATCGGTGTCGACATTGATCGATATTAAGGTGCTTCCAAAAACGATGACCCATGATTATGAGTCATGGTGGCATGTTGGGGTGGCGGAAGTATCCCGGAACCCAAAAATTGCGGAGGCATACAAGCGGAAAGAACAACAATTGCAAAGGGCAAGAAAATATTGA
- the iolE gene encoding myo-inosose-2 dehydratase, whose translation MEKTVNPFRIGIAPISWVNDDIPGLGDHYTQDQVLSEMAELGYVATEMGRLFSQDPPSLRAKLNQYGIELASKFIGVLFSDRSRLEEELKTFRSWAEYLHDMGCKYAIVCEMGGSMHWDPRRVPEEKTIQRLTDSEWESLVDGLHRAAHICQELGMKLVYHFHAGTVVETAEEIDRLMELTDPNLVHLLYDTGHALYGGYDPAELLHRYADRIQYVHLKDVRRDVLELVRREQLDFRTAVLRGMFTVPGDGCIDFVPIFAKLIEMDYNGWIIVEAEQDPAVAHPYTYAKMAKEYIDRLVHHLLAAQKR comes from the coding sequence ATGGAAAAAACGGTTAATCCTTTTCGTATCGGTATTGCGCCGATCAGCTGGGTCAATGATGATATCCCGGGATTGGGCGACCATTACACACAAGATCAAGTGTTATCCGAAATGGCGGAGCTTGGGTATGTTGCAACGGAAATGGGGCGCCTCTTTTCCCAAGATCCCCCGTCATTGAGGGCAAAACTGAACCAATATGGCATTGAGCTCGCCAGCAAATTCATCGGCGTGCTCTTTTCAGACCGTTCTCGTCTTGAAGAGGAACTCAAGACGTTCCGGTCTTGGGCGGAATATTTGCACGATATGGGATGCAAGTATGCGATTGTCTGCGAGATGGGGGGGTCAATGCACTGGGATCCGCGCCGGGTGCCAGAAGAAAAAACGATTCAACGGCTCACGGATTCCGAATGGGAGTCCCTTGTTGACGGATTGCATCGCGCCGCGCATATATGCCAAGAGCTAGGAATGAAACTTGTTTACCACTTTCACGCGGGAACAGTCGTCGAAACGGCGGAAGAGATCGATCGCTTAATGGAGTTGACGGATCCGAATCTTGTCCATCTCTTGTATGACACAGGGCATGCGTTATATGGCGGATATGATCCGGCTGAACTGTTGCATCGGTATGCGGATCGCATTCAATACGTTCATTTGAAAGACGTAAGGCGCGATGTGCTCGAGCTGGTGAGACGGGAACAACTCGACTTTCGCACGGCGGTGTTGCGTGGCATGTTTACGGTTCCTGGAGATGGATGCATTGACTTTGTTCCGATTTTTGCCAAATTGATTGAGATGGACTATAACGGCTGGATCATCGTCGAAGCAGAACAGGACCCGGCTGTGGCGCACCCGTACACGTACGCCAAAATGGCCAAAGAATATATTGACCGCCTTGTTCATCATCTCTTGGCGGCCCAAAAGCGGTAA